A segment of the Melospiza melodia melodia isolate bMelMel2 unplaced genomic scaffold, bMelMel2.pri scaffold_32, whole genome shotgun sequence genome:
tgggcaagaggaagaaatttgtacaagcaaagagtacagaaagcaaaggtgaagcaagcaaaatgctcagggcactttgggggtggatgccaggcagccctggctctgagcaacagattCTGCAGTGggactcccagctgatgggaacaaaatttctggctgagtgcagaggccaggacaaagctgagtggtttccctgctgtccacCAGCCCTTGCTgggcccaggggctgatggcatttgtgctccctcaggttcatgtccccacagcaacagcatgggggtgctccccctgctgtgtgcaatgcaaacagggtctcctaagccagtgctgccgtgtctgtgcctgcaaggatggggcacctgtgtgagctgggggagaggccagggctgcagaggggggatgttgttggcagctccatgaggacactctgggacactgccctgggctgtgcagtgcactggggatggatcagcccctgctctgctgctccgtcccatctgccccagggcccttgcagagccccagccatgcatgctgtttgctcccagcctgcccacggccagcctggggctgctcacggggcttttctgtgctcagcattggcctggctgtgttcttgagagagcctgggcaaggagcctggagcccccaggccctgggctgaggcatcagcactgccccagcagtgcccatggcctgtccctgctgtagccccggcactgccacccccaggactctgcccggccccgagagcactcaggccctgcagcaacaccagggccaccagggcagcggggcagggccacggcagcagcactggcaacgcgaagtgctgctgctgctgggcacagctgctggggaagccctgatcagccccccgatctgcacagagacattgctgctgcagctccagagaaggcaacaaaaggccatctctgcagaaaactctgctgggagatcctttagtttctTTAAAGCAACAAAGAGTGCAGTCCCTTATTggacagtctggggccacagggaaggtggagagaaacaaaatgaaaaatggcacaaatatttatatttattagtggacaagatttaaaaagtgaaataaatagataaagaatgaccaaaatgaaaccatcaagaagcatcaaagatgacttttattacatgtgATTTGCAAAAACagcccagcagtttaatgcttctgaaaccatccagtcctcagtctccacactgcagccttgagctcctggttcctcaggctgtagatgagggggttcagggctggaggcaccaccgagtacagaactgacagggccagatccagggatggggaggacatggaggggggcttaagataataaaatgtactagtgctgaggaatagggagaccacggccaggtgagggaggcaggtggaaaaggctttgtgccgtccctgctcagaggggatcctcagcacagccctgaagatctgcacataggagaaaacaatgaacacaaaacaaccaaataccaaacagacactaactgcaatgagcccaagttcccggaggtaggatttggagcaggagagcttgaggatctgtgggatttcacagaagaactggcccaaggcattaccatggcacaggggcagggaaaatgtattggctgtgtgcatgagagcattgagaaaggcactggcccaggcagctgctgccatgtgggcacaagctctgctgcccaggagggtcccgtagtgcaggggtttgcagatggacacgtggCGGTCATAGGACataatggtcaggaggaaatactctgctgacaggaagaagaaaatcagaaagacttgggcagcacatccagtgtaggagatgttcctggtgtcccagagggaattgtgcatggctttggggacagtggtgcagatggagcccaggtcgctgagggccaggttgagcaggaagaagaacatgggcatgtgcaggtggtggctgcaggctacggcgctgatgatgaggccgttgcccaggagggcagccagggagatgcccagcaagaggcagaagtgcaggagctgcagctgccgcgtgtctgccaatgccagcaggaggaagtgcctgatggagctgcggttggacatttactgtgccttggcatgggatctgtaaaaaagtaatcatgacatagttgggtttggagaggactttaaatatcccagcacagcctgggggcacttttcccccactgcctgcccaggtctctgctgcctggagctgtccctgccagcagctgcttccctgtgcccagggctgggccctgccagtgctgccagagcccagcccagccctgggggctcagctctgccctgcagacccctcccagctcaggcactgcccaggggcagctctggctctgcaggctctgatggcaaagtcagagcaaccctgaggaatctggaaaagtgacacttaTGCTGCCATGGGCGTCCTGTGCTAATCGCTGTTGCTGCCTGTTTTATTAAGATCACAGAGAATGtaattttccaaccttaactgagtgatgaatatctatgtgcaatttccaacccagaccagttgattaaaacaagcaggattttcccttttctgcagcccctgcttcactatgCTCCCTGTAaaatctacttggaaatattctacagtcaaatgctctgctgggagcagttctgaaccatgcagcatcctccccacacaagaagaacacttccaagccttaccagctgtctcctcccacccagatcttgtcccccagtgccgggagcagctgccaggactggctgagagctgtccctggctggcagcagagtccctgccctagAAAGGCGCCCTGgagtgcaggaccctgctctgcaggacagccctgggcacccctggctgctctgcacaagagacaatcagagaatgtactcacagagtctgtaggcattgggatgttccagctttaggagatggctccaggagctgcagctgcattgtcctgcagccagaggttcctgtgccaagggctggcagtgattctgccccagcacttctcagcaccttcccagccctgactgattgaagctctctgtgcccctgtgctgtgcccagggtggctgcaggcagtgccccagccctactgggctggagaagagctgctcatcaagagaaatgtgcttttgaagctcctcttggttaccaggcgctgcctctgtgccaggagcccagcccagctcagcagcacagatacagcacaaggactttaatgagcctctggggcattgtgctcaggccctgaacatcagtccctgagagggagctgaggaaacctctccagaactccaagtcagaatccaactccaaaatttcttggacatttaatgggtcccactgagggacacgactgagaaagtgtccccaggccccaggcagagcagagaattggaggcagtgatggcaggtggggacaaagagaagccaagtctaggtgccctggggcacagcagtgtctgtgccaccaagggctatgaggagacaccttgtcctgaggccctgggggctcctggaacagcaccagccaggctgggcactgtcagtcccttgtcctgccatcagcatccgcccctagaccacatcccagtggcctcaagaatctgctggaaggagtccctggggagccttgctcaacaatggccctgggggctccttcatgctcacagcgtttttcaaaggactttgagtttggcttttgccttggagtctctgagagctttgtgcaatcgtggcctccaattttctgcggtaattactccctggagaggctttctcagtaacaacactctgtggggctcattaatactgcagggtacttcagttattttaaggtacttggtgtttcccttttgatacacactgtgtgaaagGTTTGTGCcgtcatggccccaattatctgctttattgagtccctggagagctttgtactgaaacttagaaaGGCTTAttaacactttgagatactcaaggtttttaaggtactttatggatttaagtatacttttaggtacttttaaggaatttccttccaaaattgagtctctg
Coding sequences within it:
- the LOC134434117 gene encoding olfactory receptor 14J1-like codes for the protein MSYDRHVSICKPLHYGTLLGSRACAHMAAAAWASAFLNALMHTANTFSLPLCHGNALGQFFCEIPQILKLSCSKSYLRELGLIAVSVCLVFGCFVFIVFSYVQIFRAVLRIPSEQGRHKAFSTCLPHLAVVSLFLSTSTFYYLKPPSMSSPSLDLALSVLYSVVPPTVQ